A stretch of Pleuronectes platessa chromosome 24, fPlePla1.1, whole genome shotgun sequence DNA encodes these proteins:
- the LOC128430975 gene encoding rho guanine nucleotide exchange factor 7 isoform X2, with protein sequence MSEGSGCVQSLFKARFPFQQTNEDELSFGKGDIISVSRQEDGGWWEGSNNGKTGWFPSNYVRELKGSDKTLEKPKSGTLKSPPKGFDTTIISKTYYNVVLQNILEAETEYSRELQSLLGSYLRSLHPTDRLSSVDIGHIQGNLEEISTFQQMLVQSLEEHTKLPESQQKIGGFFLSLIPQMKILYVAYCSSHPSAVNVLTQHSEALGEYMESKGASTPGILTLTTSLSKPFTRLQRYPTLLKELDRHMEDQHPDRAELHASMAAFKTLSAQCQEVRKRKDLELQILTEPIRNWEGDDIRTLGPVQHMSQAKVHTQNCQESNERYLVLFPHTLLVLSASMRMSGFIYQGRMPLSGMLISRIEDGDNLKNAFEISGAQSERMQVACNTQQALQEWLDLLTKHTHTPAALAHKHQSVCHTLPSHPVTPTRHSESRGGSSGNTYHTLPHPASYGTPHGSNPMWGPLEPPSTPKPWSLSCLRPAPPLRPCAAPCIKEDMSKSPKNMKKLLPKRKPERKPSEEDFTVRKSTAALEEDAQILKVIEAYCTSAKTRQTLNSSSSRKDIQMLFPEEEKIIVEETRSNGQTVVEERSLVDTVYSLKDEVQELKQDNKRMKRTLEEEQRARKEMERVIRRVLKSMDDPTWDETNL encoded by the exons ATGTCGGAGGGCAGTGGGTGTGTCCAGTCGCTGTTCAAGGCGCGCTTCCCCTTCCAGCAGACCAATGAGGACGAGCTCTCTTTCGGCAAgggtgacatcatcagtgtgaGCAGGCAGGAGGATGGGGGCTGGTGGGAAGGCTCGAACAACGGCAAGACCGGATGGTTCCCCAGTAACTATGTGAGGGAGCTGAAAGGAAGCG ATAAAACGTTAGAAAAGCCAAAGTCTGGGACCCTAAAAAGTCCACCCAAGGGTTTCGACACCACGATCATCAGTAAGACGTACTACAACGTG gtCCTGCAGAACATCCTGGAAGCAGAGACTGAATACTCCAGAGAACTACAGAGTCTCCTGGGCTCATACCTGCGCTCACTTCACCCAACAGACAG ACTCAGCAGCGTCGACATCGGTCACATTCAAGGAAATCTGGAGGAGATCTCGACCTTCCAGCAGATGTTGGTTCAGTCCTTAGAGGAGCACACAAA acTCCCAGAGAGCCAACAGAAGATCGGGGGGTTCTTCCTAAGTCTGATTCCCCAGATGAAGATCCTCTACGTGGCCTACTGCTCCAGCCACCCGTCTGCTGTCAATGTGCTCACACAACACAG TGAGGCGCTCGGCGAGTACATGGAGTCAAAGGGGGCGTCCACTCCAGGTATCCTGACTCTGACCACGAGTCTGAGTAAACCCTTCACCAGACTGCAGAGATACCCGACGCTGCTGAAAGAACTGGACCGACACATGGAG gACCAACACCCGGACAGAGCTGAACTCCATGCTTCAATGGCGGCCTTCAAAACCCTTTCA gctcAGTGTcaggaggtgaggaagaggaaggaccTGGAGCTGCAGATTTTAACTGAGCCAATCAGAAACTGGGAGGGCGATGACATCAGAACCCTCGGCCCTGTCCAGCACATGTCTCAGGCCAAGGTCCACACGCAGAACTGTCAG gagTCAAACGAACGCTACCTTGTCCTCTTCCCTCACACACTGCTCGTTCTGTCTGCCAGCATGAGAATGAGTGGATTCATCTATCAG GGGAGGATGCCACTGTCAGGGATGCTCATCTCCAGAATAGAGGACGGAGACAACCTGAAGAACGCTTTTGAAATATCGG GGGCTCAGAGTGAGCGGATGCAGGTGGCGTGTAACACTCAGCAGGCACTACAGGAATGGCTGGACCTtctcaccaaacacacacacactccagccgCACTCGCACACAAGCATCAGTCCGTCTGTCACACA TTGCCGTCCCACCCGGTCACTCCCACCAGACACTCTGAGTCCCGTGGAGGGAGCAGCGGAAACACCTACCACACCCTTCCCCACCCCGCCTCATACGGGACGCCTCACGGTAGCAACCCAATGTGGGGTCCCCTTGAGCCACCGAGCACCCCCAAACCCTGGAGCCTGAGCTGCCTTCGCCCTGCGCCTCCGCTTCGGCCGTGCGCTGCTCCCTGCATCAAGGAG GATATGAGCAAAAGTCCTAAAAACATGAAGAAGCTGCTCCCGAAGAGGAAGCCAGAGAGGAAACCTTCAGAAGAGGACTTCACTGTCAGAAAGA GCACCGCAGCTCTAGAGGAGGATGCTCAGATACTGAAAGTGATCGAGGCGTACTGCACCAGCGCCAAGACACGACAGACTCTCAACTCCA gctccagcaggaaggACATTCAAATGTTGTtcccagaggaggagaagatcatAGTGGAGGAAACCAGGAGCAACGGACAGACTGTGGTGGAGGAGAG GAGTTTGGTGGACACTGTGTACAGCCTCAAGGATGAAGTTCAGGAACTCAAGCAG GACAataagaggatgaagaggacactggaggaggagcagcgagcgaggaaggagatggagagggtCATCAGGAGGGTTCTGAAGAGCATGGACGACCCAACTTGGGACGAGACAAACCTCTGA
- the LOC128430975 gene encoding rho guanine nucleotide exchange factor 7 isoform X1: MNSAEQTVTWLITLGVLESPKKSISDPEGFLQTSLQDGAVLCRLLERLRPGTVDKFFQEPRSDSDCQRNIGEFIKGCGSFCVEPFEVSDLLQGLNFTKVLNCLVALNKATEDLAVSEDSVCESHSSTSRIKSFDSLNTQSRSSKLHQPQYRSLDMSEGSGCVQSLFKARFPFQQTNEDELSFGKGDIISVSRQEDGGWWEGSNNGKTGWFPSNYVRELKGSDKTLEKPKSGTLKSPPKGFDTTIISKTYYNVVLQNILEAETEYSRELQSLLGSYLRSLHPTDRLSSVDIGHIQGNLEEISTFQQMLVQSLEEHTKLPESQQKIGGFFLSLIPQMKILYVAYCSSHPSAVNVLTQHSEALGEYMESKGASTPGILTLTTSLSKPFTRLQRYPTLLKELDRHMEDQHPDRAELHASMAAFKTLSAQCQEVRKRKDLELQILTEPIRNWEGDDIRTLGPVQHMSQAKVHTQNCQESNERYLVLFPHTLLVLSASMRMSGFIYQGRMPLSGMLISRIEDGDNLKNAFEISGAQSERMQVACNTQQALQEWLDLLTKHTHTPAALAHKHQSVCHTLPSHPVTPTRHSESRGGSSGNTYHTLPHPASYGTPHGSNPMWGPLEPPSTPKPWSLSCLRPAPPLRPCAAPCIKEDMSKSPKNMKKLLPKRKPERKPSEEDFTVRKSTAALEEDAQILKVIEAYCTSAKTRQTLNSSSSRKDIQMLFPEEEKIIVEETRSNGQTVVEERSLVDTVYSLKDEVQELKQDNKRMKRTLEEEQRARKEMERVIRRVLKSMDDPTWDETNL; the protein is encoded by the exons ATGAATTCGGCCGAGCAGACGGTAACGTGGCTCATCACGCTGGGGGTCCTGGAGTCCCCCAAGAAGAGCATCTCGGACCCAGAGGGTTTCCTCCAGACGTCCCTGCAGGACGGAGCGGTGCTGTGCCGGCTGCTGGAGCGACTCCGACCCGGGACGGTGGACAAA TTCTTCCAGGAGCCGAGGAGCGACAGCGACTGTCAGAGGAACATCGGAGAGTTCATCAAGGGCTGCggctctttctgtgtggag CCTTTCGAGGTCAGCGACCTCCTGCAGGGGCTGAACTTCACCAAGGTGCTGAACTGCCTGGTTGCCCTGAACAAAGCTACTGAAG ATTTAGCTGTTtctgaggacagtgtgtgtgagtcgcaCTCCTCAACATCCAGGATCAAGTCATTTGATTCTCTCAACACTCAGAGTCGCTCCTCCAAACTGCATCAACCTCAGTACCGCAGCCTG GACATGTCGGAGGGCAGTGGGTGTGTCCAGTCGCTGTTCAAGGCGCGCTTCCCCTTCCAGCAGACCAATGAGGACGAGCTCTCTTTCGGCAAgggtgacatcatcagtgtgaGCAGGCAGGAGGATGGGGGCTGGTGGGAAGGCTCGAACAACGGCAAGACCGGATGGTTCCCCAGTAACTATGTGAGGGAGCTGAAAGGAAGCG ATAAAACGTTAGAAAAGCCAAAGTCTGGGACCCTAAAAAGTCCACCCAAGGGTTTCGACACCACGATCATCAGTAAGACGTACTACAACGTG gtCCTGCAGAACATCCTGGAAGCAGAGACTGAATACTCCAGAGAACTACAGAGTCTCCTGGGCTCATACCTGCGCTCACTTCACCCAACAGACAG ACTCAGCAGCGTCGACATCGGTCACATTCAAGGAAATCTGGAGGAGATCTCGACCTTCCAGCAGATGTTGGTTCAGTCCTTAGAGGAGCACACAAA acTCCCAGAGAGCCAACAGAAGATCGGGGGGTTCTTCCTAAGTCTGATTCCCCAGATGAAGATCCTCTACGTGGCCTACTGCTCCAGCCACCCGTCTGCTGTCAATGTGCTCACACAACACAG TGAGGCGCTCGGCGAGTACATGGAGTCAAAGGGGGCGTCCACTCCAGGTATCCTGACTCTGACCACGAGTCTGAGTAAACCCTTCACCAGACTGCAGAGATACCCGACGCTGCTGAAAGAACTGGACCGACACATGGAG gACCAACACCCGGACAGAGCTGAACTCCATGCTTCAATGGCGGCCTTCAAAACCCTTTCA gctcAGTGTcaggaggtgaggaagaggaaggaccTGGAGCTGCAGATTTTAACTGAGCCAATCAGAAACTGGGAGGGCGATGACATCAGAACCCTCGGCCCTGTCCAGCACATGTCTCAGGCCAAGGTCCACACGCAGAACTGTCAG gagTCAAACGAACGCTACCTTGTCCTCTTCCCTCACACACTGCTCGTTCTGTCTGCCAGCATGAGAATGAGTGGATTCATCTATCAG GGGAGGATGCCACTGTCAGGGATGCTCATCTCCAGAATAGAGGACGGAGACAACCTGAAGAACGCTTTTGAAATATCGG GGGCTCAGAGTGAGCGGATGCAGGTGGCGTGTAACACTCAGCAGGCACTACAGGAATGGCTGGACCTtctcaccaaacacacacacactccagccgCACTCGCACACAAGCATCAGTCCGTCTGTCACACA TTGCCGTCCCACCCGGTCACTCCCACCAGACACTCTGAGTCCCGTGGAGGGAGCAGCGGAAACACCTACCACACCCTTCCCCACCCCGCCTCATACGGGACGCCTCACGGTAGCAACCCAATGTGGGGTCCCCTTGAGCCACCGAGCACCCCCAAACCCTGGAGCCTGAGCTGCCTTCGCCCTGCGCCTCCGCTTCGGCCGTGCGCTGCTCCCTGCATCAAGGAG GATATGAGCAAAAGTCCTAAAAACATGAAGAAGCTGCTCCCGAAGAGGAAGCCAGAGAGGAAACCTTCAGAAGAGGACTTCACTGTCAGAAAGA GCACCGCAGCTCTAGAGGAGGATGCTCAGATACTGAAAGTGATCGAGGCGTACTGCACCAGCGCCAAGACACGACAGACTCTCAACTCCA gctccagcaggaaggACATTCAAATGTTGTtcccagaggaggagaagatcatAGTGGAGGAAACCAGGAGCAACGGACAGACTGTGGTGGAGGAGAG GAGTTTGGTGGACACTGTGTACAGCCTCAAGGATGAAGTTCAGGAACTCAAGCAG GACAataagaggatgaagaggacactggaggaggagcagcgagcgaggaaggagatggagagggtCATCAGGAGGGTTCTGAAGAGCATGGACGACCCAACTTGGGACGAGACAAACCTCTGA
- the LOC128430975 gene encoding rho guanine nucleotide exchange factor 7 isoform X3, whose amino-acid sequence MNSAEQTVTWLITLGVLESPKKSISDPEGFLQTSLQDGAVLCRLLERLRPGTVDKFFQEPRSDSDCQRNIGEFIKGCGSFCVEPFEVSDLLQGLNFTKVLNCLVALNKATEDLAVSEDSVCESHSSTSRIKSFDSLNTQSRSSKLHQPQYRSLDMSEGSGCVQSLFKARFPFQQTNEDELSFGKGDIISVSRQEDGGWWEGSNNGKTGWFPSNYVRELKGSDKTLEKPKSGTLKSPPKGFDTTIISKTYYNVVLQNILEAETEYSRELQSLLGSYLRSLHPTDRLSSVDIGHIQGNLEEISTFQQMLVQSLEEHTKLPESQQKIGGFFLSLIPQMKILYVAYCSSHPSAVNVLTQHSEALGEYMESKGASTPGILTLTTSLSKPFTRLQRYPTLLKELDRHMEDQHPDRAELHASMAAFKTLSAQCQEVRKRKDLELQILTEPIRNWEGDDIRTLGPVQHMSQAKVHTQNCQESNERYLVLFPHTLLVLSASMRMSGFIYQGRMPLSGMLISRIEDGDNLKNAFEISGAQSERMQVACNTQQALQEWLDLLTKHTHTPAALAHKHQSVCHTLPSHPVTPTRHSESRGGSSGNTYHTLPHPASYGTPHGSNPMWGPLEPPSTPKPWSLSCLRPAPPLRPCAAPCIKEDMSKSPKNMKKLLPKRKPERKPSEEDFTVRKSTAALEEDAQILKVIEAYCTSAKTRQTLNSTWQGTDLMHNHVLADTSLTIAGLPGSLPCSDQSEDSDYESIWTAPSFRTASFSRSSRKDIQMLFPEEEKIIVEETRSNGQTVVEERSLVDTVYSLKDEVQELKQDNKRMKRTLEEEQRARKEMERVIRRVLKSMDDPTWDETNL is encoded by the exons ATGAATTCGGCCGAGCAGACGGTAACGTGGCTCATCACGCTGGGGGTCCTGGAGTCCCCCAAGAAGAGCATCTCGGACCCAGAGGGTTTCCTCCAGACGTCCCTGCAGGACGGAGCGGTGCTGTGCCGGCTGCTGGAGCGACTCCGACCCGGGACGGTGGACAAA TTCTTCCAGGAGCCGAGGAGCGACAGCGACTGTCAGAGGAACATCGGAGAGTTCATCAAGGGCTGCggctctttctgtgtggag CCTTTCGAGGTCAGCGACCTCCTGCAGGGGCTGAACTTCACCAAGGTGCTGAACTGCCTGGTTGCCCTGAACAAAGCTACTGAAG ATTTAGCTGTTtctgaggacagtgtgtgtgagtcgcaCTCCTCAACATCCAGGATCAAGTCATTTGATTCTCTCAACACTCAGAGTCGCTCCTCCAAACTGCATCAACCTCAGTACCGCAGCCTG GACATGTCGGAGGGCAGTGGGTGTGTCCAGTCGCTGTTCAAGGCGCGCTTCCCCTTCCAGCAGACCAATGAGGACGAGCTCTCTTTCGGCAAgggtgacatcatcagtgtgaGCAGGCAGGAGGATGGGGGCTGGTGGGAAGGCTCGAACAACGGCAAGACCGGATGGTTCCCCAGTAACTATGTGAGGGAGCTGAAAGGAAGCG ATAAAACGTTAGAAAAGCCAAAGTCTGGGACCCTAAAAAGTCCACCCAAGGGTTTCGACACCACGATCATCAGTAAGACGTACTACAACGTG gtCCTGCAGAACATCCTGGAAGCAGAGACTGAATACTCCAGAGAACTACAGAGTCTCCTGGGCTCATACCTGCGCTCACTTCACCCAACAGACAG ACTCAGCAGCGTCGACATCGGTCACATTCAAGGAAATCTGGAGGAGATCTCGACCTTCCAGCAGATGTTGGTTCAGTCCTTAGAGGAGCACACAAA acTCCCAGAGAGCCAACAGAAGATCGGGGGGTTCTTCCTAAGTCTGATTCCCCAGATGAAGATCCTCTACGTGGCCTACTGCTCCAGCCACCCGTCTGCTGTCAATGTGCTCACACAACACAG TGAGGCGCTCGGCGAGTACATGGAGTCAAAGGGGGCGTCCACTCCAGGTATCCTGACTCTGACCACGAGTCTGAGTAAACCCTTCACCAGACTGCAGAGATACCCGACGCTGCTGAAAGAACTGGACCGACACATGGAG gACCAACACCCGGACAGAGCTGAACTCCATGCTTCAATGGCGGCCTTCAAAACCCTTTCA gctcAGTGTcaggaggtgaggaagaggaaggaccTGGAGCTGCAGATTTTAACTGAGCCAATCAGAAACTGGGAGGGCGATGACATCAGAACCCTCGGCCCTGTCCAGCACATGTCTCAGGCCAAGGTCCACACGCAGAACTGTCAG gagTCAAACGAACGCTACCTTGTCCTCTTCCCTCACACACTGCTCGTTCTGTCTGCCAGCATGAGAATGAGTGGATTCATCTATCAG GGGAGGATGCCACTGTCAGGGATGCTCATCTCCAGAATAGAGGACGGAGACAACCTGAAGAACGCTTTTGAAATATCGG GGGCTCAGAGTGAGCGGATGCAGGTGGCGTGTAACACTCAGCAGGCACTACAGGAATGGCTGGACCTtctcaccaaacacacacacactccagccgCACTCGCACACAAGCATCAGTCCGTCTGTCACACA TTGCCGTCCCACCCGGTCACTCCCACCAGACACTCTGAGTCCCGTGGAGGGAGCAGCGGAAACACCTACCACACCCTTCCCCACCCCGCCTCATACGGGACGCCTCACGGTAGCAACCCAATGTGGGGTCCCCTTGAGCCACCGAGCACCCCCAAACCCTGGAGCCTGAGCTGCCTTCGCCCTGCGCCTCCGCTTCGGCCGTGCGCTGCTCCCTGCATCAAGGAG GATATGAGCAAAAGTCCTAAAAACATGAAGAAGCTGCTCCCGAAGAGGAAGCCAGAGAGGAAACCTTCAGAAGAGGACTTCACTGTCAGAAAGA GCACCGCAGCTCTAGAGGAGGATGCTCAGATACTGAAAGTGATCGAGGCGTACTGCACCAGCGCCAAGACACGACAGACTCTCAACTCCA CTTGGCAAGGGACTGACCTCATGCACAACCATGTACTCGCTGACACCAGCCTCACCATTGCTGGTTTGCCTGGCAGCCTGCCATGTTCCGACCAATCAGAGGACTCGGATTATGAAAGTATCTGGACAGCCCCAAGTTTTAGGACTGCCTCGTTTTCTC gctccagcaggaaggACATTCAAATGTTGTtcccagaggaggagaagatcatAGTGGAGGAAACCAGGAGCAACGGACAGACTGTGGTGGAGGAGAG GAGTTTGGTGGACACTGTGTACAGCCTCAAGGATGAAGTTCAGGAACTCAAGCAG GACAataagaggatgaagaggacactggaggaggagcagcgagcgaggaaggagatggagagggtCATCAGGAGGGTTCTGAAGAGCATGGACGACCCAACTTGGGACGAGACAAACCTCTGA